The following proteins are encoded in a genomic region of Microbacterium sp. NC79:
- the rplT gene encoding 50S ribosomal protein L20 produces MARVKRAVNAHKKRRVILERASGYRGQRSRLYRKAKEQVTHSLVYAYRDRRKNKGNFRRLWIQRINAATRANGMTYNRFIQGLGLAGIQVDRRMLADLAVNDAATFTKLVAAAKAALPADVNAPKSAA; encoded by the coding sequence ATGGCACGTGTAAAGCGGGCGGTTAACGCCCACAAGAAGCGCCGCGTTATTCTCGAGCGCGCATCCGGCTACCGCGGACAGCGTTCGCGTCTGTACCGTAAGGCGAAAGAGCAGGTCACCCACTCGCTCGTCTACGCATACCGCGACCGTCGTAAGAACAAGGGCAACTTCCGCCGCCTGTGGATCCAGCGCATCAACGCTGCCACCCGCGCAAACGGCATGACGTACAACCGTTTCATCCAGGGCCTCGGCCTTGCTGGCATCCAGGTTGACCGTCGTATGCTCGCTGACCTCGCTGTCAACGACGCTGCCACGTTCACGAAGCTCGTTGCTGCTGCCAAGGCTGCTCTGCCTGCAGACGTCAACGCACCGAAGTCGGCTGCATAA
- a CDS encoding amino acid ABC transporter ATP-binding protein yields MTESGQPLVVVKDVQKHYGDFHALKDVNLTVNKGEVVVVIGPSGSGKSTLCRTINRLETITSGSISIDGKELPAEGKALAHLRAEVGMVFQSFNLFAHKTILQNVTLGPIQVLGMKKAEAEAEAMKLLERVGVAHQAQKMPAQLSGGQQQRVAIARALAMHPKVMLFDEPTSALDPEMINEVLDVMIELAAEGMTMIVVTHEMGFARKAANRVVFMADGQIVEEATPDEFFTNPKSARAKDFLSKLLTN; encoded by the coding sequence ATGACTGAGAGCGGACAGCCCCTCGTCGTGGTCAAGGACGTCCAGAAGCACTATGGCGACTTCCACGCACTCAAAGATGTAAACCTCACCGTTAACAAGGGAGAGGTTGTTGTTGTTATCGGCCCATCGGGGTCAGGTAAGTCGACTCTGTGCCGCACGATCAACCGTCTGGAGACGATCACCAGCGGCTCCATTTCGATCGACGGCAAAGAGCTTCCGGCTGAGGGTAAGGCGTTGGCTCACCTCCGTGCTGAAGTGGGAATGGTTTTCCAGTCGTTCAACCTCTTCGCGCACAAGACGATCCTGCAGAACGTCACGCTGGGGCCCATCCAGGTGCTCGGCATGAAGAAGGCCGAAGCCGAAGCTGAGGCCATGAAGTTGCTCGAACGCGTCGGTGTGGCGCACCAAGCGCAGAAGATGCCTGCACAGCTCTCCGGTGGTCAGCAGCAGCGCGTGGCTATCGCTCGCGCGCTCGCGATGCACCCGAAGGTCATGCTCTTTGACGAGCCGACGTCGGCACTTGACCCGGAAATGATCAACGAGGTTCTCGACGTCATGATCGAGCTCGCTGCTGAGGGCATGACGATGATCGTCGTCACCCACGAGATGGGCTTCGCACGCAAGGCAGCGAACCGTGTCGTCTTTATGGCAGACGGCCAGATCGTCGAGGAAGCAACGCCCGACGAATTCTTCACGAACCCCAAGAG
- a CDS encoding RNA methyltransferase has product MLENPRSPRVRAVSKLTKRSARNESGLFLLEGPQAVREALQFRSDSIVDLYATPAAWERHADLREGADRNRISVTLASEAVLDAMADTVTPQGVIAVAKQWPATLDEVFAARPVLLAVCEQVRDPGNLGTIIRAADAAGADGVILTGKTVDPYNPKVVRSTTGSLFHVPIVVGADVADVMSRCREAGLTTIAADVKGEDLLEARSAGVLAQPTAWLFGNEARGLEDEALALADRALKLPIYGRAESLNLATAASVCLYESAFAQRTKS; this is encoded by the coding sequence GTGCTCGAGAACCCACGGTCCCCGCGCGTGCGCGCTGTTTCCAAGTTGACGAAGCGCAGTGCGCGCAATGAGTCAGGTCTGTTCCTGTTGGAAGGGCCACAGGCAGTGCGTGAGGCGCTGCAGTTTCGCTCCGACAGTATCGTCGATCTGTATGCCACGCCGGCCGCGTGGGAGCGGCACGCTGACCTCCGCGAAGGTGCTGACCGAAACCGCATTTCGGTCACGCTTGCGAGTGAGGCTGTGCTTGACGCGATGGCAGACACCGTGACACCGCAGGGCGTGATCGCCGTTGCTAAGCAGTGGCCTGCGACCCTTGACGAGGTGTTCGCTGCCCGTCCCGTGCTCCTCGCTGTGTGTGAGCAGGTGCGTGACCCTGGAAACCTGGGAACCATTATTCGTGCGGCTGATGCAGCGGGTGCAGACGGTGTGATCTTGACGGGCAAGACCGTTGATCCCTACAACCCGAAGGTCGTGCGCTCCACGACCGGTTCGCTCTTTCACGTTCCGATCGTGGTGGGCGCCGATGTCGCCGACGTGATGTCGCGGTGTCGGGAAGCGGGGCTCACCACCATCGCGGCAGACGTCAAGGGGGAGGACCTCCTCGAAGCGCGATCTGCTGGCGTTCTGGCACAGCCCACGGCTTGGCTGTTCGGTAACGAGGCGCGTGGTCTGGAAGACGAAGCGCTCGCGCTGGCTGATCGCGCACTGAAGCTGCCGATCTACGGACGTGCCGAATCGCTCAACCTGGCAACAGCCGCCAGCGTGTGTCTCTACGAATCGGCGTTCGCCCAGCGCACGAAGAGCTAG